In one window of Dyella thiooxydans DNA:
- a CDS encoding SPFH domain-containing protein, which yields MIWLITAAAAVVILALLVFASNVIVYIPNDRVGIVERLWGAPSLTEGLIALKGEVGFQPQVLRGGLHYFFPFQYRVHKEELVTIPQGEIGYVFARDGKDLADGQALGRSVDGGIVDVAAFLRGGGQKGPQRTILREGTYALNLAQFAIITFNRVHGLLLSREEADTIAKMGAVLNERRGFSPVVIVSGQARGGTEDTTNDMLGVVTVHDGPVLPPDEIVAPRVGQDPTNVATFHNNFQNIDAFLRAGGNRGRQHQVLVEGTYYINRLFATVDFIPKTVVPVGSVGVVVSYIGKTGADRSGDGYSHGELVDNDCRGVWKEPLLPGKYAFNTYAGKIQLVPTTNFILKWTPEVTNLHKFDENLTEVSLITKDAFEPLLPLSVVVHIDYRKAPLVVQRFGDIKRLVDQTLDPMVSAYFKNIGQTKTLIQLIQDRAAIQMLAGEQMKERFAAYNLELQEVLIGTPHGSAGNASGARIDTILNQLRDRQVAIEQVATYELQEQSAMKERSLREARATTDIQAELTNSSIQIAIKKNVGEAAVVEANKRAEVIGINADAERRRLTAEGDGRASAIAAVGKAEASAIQAKSQALTGEGARLQLINTLGAQFAEAIRDGQIAIVPKIALGGDAGGQGIGSLIQLASSLLAERADAGLAEDAPRVAADGSNAPTA from the coding sequence ATGATCTGGCTCATCACCGCGGCTGCGGCCGTCGTCATCCTGGCGTTGCTGGTGTTCGCCTCCAACGTCATCGTCTACATCCCCAACGACCGCGTCGGCATCGTCGAGCGGCTGTGGGGCGCACCCTCGCTCACCGAAGGGCTGATCGCCCTGAAGGGCGAGGTGGGCTTCCAGCCGCAGGTGCTGCGCGGCGGCCTGCACTACTTCTTTCCGTTCCAGTACCGCGTGCACAAGGAGGAACTGGTCACCATCCCGCAGGGCGAGATCGGCTACGTATTCGCCCGCGACGGCAAGGATCTGGCCGACGGCCAGGCGCTGGGCCGCAGCGTGGACGGCGGCATCGTCGACGTCGCGGCGTTCCTGCGCGGCGGCGGACAGAAGGGCCCGCAGCGCACCATCCTGCGCGAGGGCACTTACGCGCTGAACCTGGCGCAGTTCGCCATCATCACCTTCAATCGCGTGCACGGCCTGCTGCTGTCGCGCGAGGAGGCCGACACCATCGCCAAGATGGGTGCGGTGCTGAACGAGCGTCGCGGCTTCTCGCCGGTGGTGATCGTCAGCGGCCAGGCCCGTGGCGGCACCGAGGACACCACCAACGACATGCTCGGCGTGGTCACCGTGCACGACGGCCCGGTGCTGCCGCCGGATGAGATCGTGGCGCCACGCGTCGGCCAGGACCCGACCAACGTGGCCACGTTCCACAACAACTTCCAGAACATCGACGCGTTCCTGCGCGCCGGCGGCAACCGCGGCCGCCAGCACCAGGTGCTGGTGGAGGGCACCTATTACATCAACCGGCTGTTCGCCACGGTGGACTTCATTCCCAAGACCGTGGTGCCGGTGGGCTCGGTCGGCGTGGTCGTGTCCTACATCGGCAAGACCGGTGCGGACCGCTCGGGCGACGGCTACTCGCACGGCGAGCTGGTCGACAACGACTGCCGCGGCGTGTGGAAGGAGCCGCTGCTGCCCGGCAAGTACGCCTTCAACACGTACGCCGGAAAGATCCAGCTGGTGCCGACCACCAACTTCATCCTCAAGTGGACCCCGGAGGTGACCAACCTGCACAAGTTCGACGAGAACCTGACCGAGGTCTCGCTGATCACCAAGGACGCGTTCGAGCCGCTGCTGCCGCTGTCGGTGGTGGTGCACATCGACTACCGCAAGGCACCGCTGGTGGTGCAGCGCTTCGGCGACATCAAGCGGCTGGTCGACCAGACGCTGGACCCGATGGTCAGCGCGTACTTCAAGAACATCGGCCAGACCAAGACGTTGATCCAGCTGATCCAGGACCGCGCGGCGATCCAGATGCTGGCCGGCGAGCAGATGAAGGAGCGTTTCGCCGCCTACAACCTGGAGCTGCAGGAAGTGCTGATCGGCACCCCGCACGGCAGCGCCGGCAACGCCTCGGGCGCGCGCATCGACACCATCCTCAACCAGTTGCGCGATCGCCAGGTGGCGATCGAGCAGGTCGCCACCTACGAGCTGCAGGAGCAGTCGGCGATGAAGGAGCGTTCGCTGCGCGAGGCCCGGGCCACCACCGATATCCAGGCGGAACTGACCAACTCGTCGATCCAGATCGCGATCAAGAAGAACGTCGGCGAGGCCGCCGTGGTGGAGGCCAACAAGCGCGCCGAGGTGATCGGCATCAACGCCGACGCCGAGCGCCGCCGGCTCACCGCCGAAGGCGACGGCAGGGCCTCGGCGATCGCCGCGGTCGGCAAGGCGGAAGCCTCGGCGATCCAGGCCAAGTCGCAGGCGCTCACCGGCGAAGGTGCGCGGCTGCAGCTGATCAACACGCTGGGCGCGCAGTTCGCCGAAGCGATCCGCGATGGCCAGATCGCCATCGTGCCGAAGATCGCGCTGGGCGGCGACGCCGGCGGCCAGGGCATCGGCTCGCTGATCCAGCTGGCCAGCTCGCTGCTGGCCGAACGGGCCGACGCGGGCCTGGCGGAGGACGCCCCGCGCGTCGCCGCCGACGGCAGCAACGCACCGACCGCGTAA
- a CDS encoding DUF2170 family protein, with protein MTNRKAPSAGAARQKAFRERMSGLGMTIPRIYMTEDEQAMVREFLRHARGEHTEQLLAGMDFASVHEKWSAPRLCEALAAHAGTHGELREVRLEGLPPAIGLSLARYGKLPARLTVGDEEIFATTVLCTKGAVKSAARFNEACLRLGPTLPLSNVGLVGDDYILFGQLSAHAPLANIVEELDVLGRNAVRAHEELAALIR; from the coding sequence ATGACCAACCGCAAGGCGCCCAGCGCCGGCGCCGCACGCCAGAAGGCGTTCCGCGAGCGCATGAGCGGGCTGGGCATGACCATCCCCCGCATCTACATGACCGAGGACGAGCAGGCGATGGTGCGCGAATTCCTGCGCCACGCCCGCGGCGAACACACCGAGCAGTTGCTGGCGGGGATGGACTTCGCCAGCGTGCACGAGAAGTGGAGCGCGCCGCGGTTGTGTGAGGCCCTCGCCGCGCATGCCGGCACACACGGCGAGCTGCGCGAGGTGCGTCTGGAAGGTCTGCCGCCGGCCATCGGGCTGTCGCTGGCGCGCTACGGCAAGTTGCCGGCGCGGCTGACGGTCGGCGACGAGGAGATTTTCGCGACGACGGTGCTGTGCACGAAGGGCGCGGTGAAAAGCGCCGCGCGCTTCAACGAAGCCTGTCTTCGCCTGGGTCCGACCCTGCCCCTGTCCAACGTGGGCCTGGTCGGTGACGACTACATCCTGTTCGGTCAGCTCTCGGCGCACGCGCCGCTGGCCAACATCGTCGAGGAGCTCGACGTGTTGGGCCGCAACGCGGTACGCGCGCACGAGGAGCTGGCTGCACTGATCCGCTGA
- a CDS encoding tryptophan halogenase family protein has protein sequence MARINKVLVVGGGTAGWLVACYLARAMRSSDPSGIQVHLVEAENIGLLGVGEATFPSIRGTLAAIGLDERHFLDGAHATYKQGIHYRHWVRPPGTPGRDAFFHPFNQPSQRPGGPELLPYWLLGEAPAELPFAEAVTLQSRVVEGGRAPKRPQDPDYQGPLNHAFHFDAACFARVLAEHGTQTLGVHRHVATVERAELDERGAIARLITTELGPMTADLYVDCTGLRSHLAGGTMQSPFLSRADVLFADRAMAMQVPYDRPDAPIPSYTIATAHEAGWTWDIGLQQRRGVGYVYSSRHTDDARAEQVLRGYLGNAAEGLTPLRIRFETGYRPEHWRHNCVAVGLAGGFVEPLESTGIALVELGAYLLTHALPADLDDLPRIARHYNTMMVARYERIIDFIKLHYCLSQRRDTPFWRDNTAPGSIPQTLQDKLALWRYRPPHRLDFVGDLEMFLVASWQYVLYGMEFRTDLTPMRRSYTQVAEARQEFATIQQVAARAQDDLPDHRAFVERMVREHRERAGRAHAAA, from the coding sequence ATGGCGCGGATCAACAAGGTGCTGGTGGTCGGCGGTGGCACGGCCGGATGGCTGGTGGCGTGCTACCTGGCGCGGGCGATGCGGTCGAGCGATCCGTCCGGCATCCAGGTGCATCTTGTCGAAGCGGAGAACATCGGCCTGCTCGGCGTGGGCGAGGCGACATTCCCCTCGATCCGCGGCACGCTGGCGGCGATCGGCCTGGACGAGCGCCACTTCCTCGACGGTGCGCACGCCACCTACAAGCAGGGCATCCACTATCGCCACTGGGTGCGCCCTCCGGGTACTCCGGGTCGCGACGCATTCTTCCATCCCTTCAACCAACCCAGCCAGCGCCCGGGCGGGCCGGAGCTGCTGCCGTACTGGCTGCTGGGCGAGGCGCCAGCGGAGCTGCCGTTCGCCGAGGCAGTGACCCTGCAGAGCCGGGTGGTCGAGGGCGGACGGGCACCGAAGCGGCCGCAGGATCCGGACTATCAGGGGCCGCTCAACCACGCCTTCCACTTCGACGCGGCCTGTTTCGCCCGGGTCCTCGCCGAGCACGGCACGCAGACACTCGGCGTGCACCGTCACGTCGCCACCGTGGAGCGCGCCGAACTCGACGAGCGCGGCGCGATCGCACGGCTGATCACCACCGAGCTCGGCCCGATGACCGCCGACCTCTATGTCGATTGCACCGGCCTGCGCAGCCATCTCGCCGGCGGCACCATGCAGTCGCCGTTCCTGAGTCGCGCCGACGTGCTGTTCGCCGATCGTGCGATGGCGATGCAGGTGCCGTACGACCGACCGGACGCGCCGATCCCCTCGTACACCATCGCCACCGCACACGAGGCCGGCTGGACCTGGGACATCGGCCTGCAGCAGCGCCGCGGCGTGGGCTACGTGTATTCCTCCCGCCACACCGACGATGCGCGCGCCGAGCAGGTGCTGCGCGGTTACCTCGGCAACGCAGCGGAAGGATTGACGCCGCTGCGTATCCGTTTCGAGACCGGCTATCGCCCCGAGCACTGGCGGCACAACTGCGTGGCAGTGGGGTTGGCCGGCGGCTTCGTCGAGCCGCTGGAGTCGACCGGTATCGCCCTGGTGGAACTGGGTGCCTACCTGTTGACCCACGCGCTGCCGGCCGATCTCGACGACCTGCCGCGGATCGCCCGCCACTACAACACGATGATGGTGGCCCGCTACGAGCGGATCATCGATTTCATCAAGCTGCACTACTGCCTCAGCCAGCGGCGCGATACGCCGTTCTGGCGCGACAACACCGCGCCCGGGAGCATCCCGCAGACGCTGCAGGACAAGCTCGCGCTGTGGCGGTATCGCCCGCCGCACCGGCTCGATTTCGTCGGCGACCTGGAGATGTTCCTGGTGGCGAGCTGGCAGTACGTGCTGTACGGCATGGAGTTCCGCACCGACCTCACCCCGATGCGCCGGAGCTACACCCAGGTGGCGGAGGCGCGGCAGGAGTTCGCCACGATCCAGCAGGTGGCGGCGCGCGCGCAGGACGACCTGCCCGATCACCGCGCCTTCGTCGAACGGATGGTGCGCGAGCACCGCGAGCGCGCCGGGCGGGCGCACGCGGCGGCCTGA
- a CDS encoding TonB-dependent receptor, with amino-acid sequence MKLRYSALYVAMTLVLAPGTVLAAPQDASSGKAPVEKKIKQLDTVEVSATKRETPLQKTPVAVSAISADTLDKERVMTVQDLTKLVPGLQGTSEGDHGVVTLTLRGIGNDSAKTEYADPEVATFVDGVYTPRAEAAASLLLDMDSVEVLRGPQGTLWGRNSTAGAISFTTAKPDIGGGFYGNGSIEAGNYNQSGVRAAVNLPISSTFAMRVAAVHEQHDGYVDYQNPIGQIPSVDQQRVNYLASGGDPAAFQPINPNDFVHGGKKYNAQDQSAARVSARWKPSDSFLWDISYEYFTDRGTPSMNLMQQPRPGQKFWSTLADVAPYLDRTSKAVRSRMDWNITDGMELTYVAGYSRYSGKSDFDQDGGVNVPTSFTTNGVYQEDRTNYSNYKSYSHELDLKSTGEQTIDWILGAYYAHENNNIRFDIPIMNGTQQGTVSWQGSFIQPEELVDSTAAFGQATWHMSDTWRLTGGARWSHDKRQNRGGINWGWGYNAAYPQLPLSSWQSPADAGFNISQHNDGTYSKSKPTWLVRVDHDLGATGLVYASVSTGYKSGGLQDGGAQYKPETLTNYEIGTKFSFLDGHLTWNSAAYYEVFKNYQLSAPVTYPDGTHGLGFANVGGKTKVAGFESELAYSQADDRATVVLSIIPEKKLGTERYAASNDYYVPTACPPESTISNNCMDITGNDLPHAPDVSLTAIYEHDFVLGNGGRLTPRISSQYQSAQWLSWFNFGNGDKQKAYVRTDLALRYTEPGDKWYVNAYVQNVTDGKVKSSAAGSTLLANGTVAFTSQYLPPRTYGVQLGFWF; translated from the coding sequence ATGAAGCTGCGCTACTCGGCGTTGTATGTCGCCATGACCCTGGTGCTCGCACCGGGAACCGTGCTGGCCGCCCCGCAGGACGCTTCGTCCGGCAAGGCGCCGGTGGAAAAGAAGATCAAGCAGCTGGATACCGTCGAGGTGAGCGCGACCAAGCGCGAGACGCCGCTGCAGAAAACCCCGGTGGCGGTCAGCGCGATCTCGGCCGACACGCTCGACAAAGAGCGGGTGATGACCGTGCAGGACCTGACCAAGCTGGTGCCGGGCCTGCAGGGTACCTCCGAGGGCGACCACGGCGTGGTCACCCTGACCCTGCGCGGCATCGGCAACGACAGCGCCAAGACCGAATATGCCGACCCCGAGGTCGCCACCTTCGTCGACGGCGTCTACACCCCGCGTGCCGAGGCGGCGGCCAGCCTGCTGCTGGACATGGACAGCGTGGAAGTGCTGCGCGGCCCGCAGGGTACGCTGTGGGGTCGCAACTCCACCGCCGGCGCGATCAGCTTCACCACGGCCAAGCCGGACATCGGCGGCGGCTTCTACGGCAACGGCAGCATCGAGGCCGGCAACTACAACCAGAGCGGCGTGCGTGCGGCGGTGAACCTGCCCATCAGCAGCACCTTCGCCATGCGCGTGGCCGCGGTGCACGAACAGCACGACGGCTACGTCGACTACCAGAACCCGATCGGGCAGATCCCGTCGGTCGACCAGCAGCGCGTGAACTACCTGGCCAGCGGCGGCGATCCGGCGGCGTTCCAGCCGATCAACCCGAACGACTTCGTGCACGGCGGCAAGAAGTACAACGCGCAGGACCAGTCGGCCGCCCGCGTGAGTGCGCGCTGGAAGCCGTCGGACAGCTTCCTGTGGGACATCTCGTACGAGTACTTCACCGACCGCGGCACGCCCAGCATGAACCTCATGCAGCAGCCGCGCCCCGGGCAGAAGTTCTGGTCGACCCTGGCCGACGTGGCGCCCTACCTGGACCGCACCTCCAAGGCGGTGCGCAGCCGCATGGACTGGAACATCACCGACGGCATGGAGCTGACCTACGTGGCCGGCTACAGCCGCTACTCCGGCAAGAGCGACTTCGACCAGGACGGCGGCGTCAACGTGCCGACCAGCTTCACCACCAACGGCGTGTACCAGGAAGACCGCACCAACTACTCCAACTACAAGAGCTACAGCCACGAGCTGGACCTGAAGTCGACCGGCGAGCAGACCATCGACTGGATCCTCGGCGCGTACTACGCCCACGAGAACAACAACATCCGCTTCGACATCCCGATCATGAACGGCACCCAGCAGGGCACCGTCAGCTGGCAGGGCTCGTTCATCCAGCCGGAGGAGCTGGTGGACTCCACCGCGGCCTTCGGCCAGGCAACCTGGCACATGAGCGATACTTGGCGCCTCACCGGCGGCGCGCGCTGGTCGCACGACAAGCGGCAGAACCGCGGCGGCATCAACTGGGGCTGGGGATACAACGCGGCGTATCCGCAGCTGCCGCTGTCGTCCTGGCAGAGTCCCGCCGACGCCGGCTTCAACATCAGCCAGCACAACGACGGCACCTACAGCAAGAGCAAGCCGACCTGGCTGGTGCGGGTCGATCACGACCTCGGCGCGACCGGGCTGGTCTACGCCAGCGTGTCCACCGGCTACAAGTCCGGAGGCCTCCAGGATGGCGGCGCGCAGTACAAGCCGGAGACGCTGACCAACTACGAGATCGGCACCAAGTTCTCCTTCCTCGACGGCCACCTGACCTGGAACAGCGCGGCCTACTACGAGGTGTTCAAGAACTACCAGCTGTCCGCGCCGGTGACCTATCCCGACGGCACGCACGGCCTGGGCTTCGCCAACGTCGGCGGCAAGACCAAGGTGGCCGGCTTCGAGTCCGAGCTGGCCTATTCGCAGGCCGACGATCGCGCCACCGTGGTGCTGTCGATCATCCCGGAGAAGAAGCTGGGCACCGAGCGCTACGCGGCCAGCAACGACTACTACGTGCCGACCGCCTGCCCGCCGGAGTCCACCATCAGCAACAACTGCATGGACATCACCGGCAACGACCTGCCGCATGCGCCGGACGTCTCGCTCACCGCGATCTACGAGCACGACTTCGTGCTCGGCAACGGTGGACGCTTGACCCCGCGCATCAGTTCGCAGTACCAGAGCGCGCAGTGGCTGAGCTGGTTCAACTTCGGCAACGGCGACAAGCAGAAGGCCTATGTGCGCACCGATCTGGCGCTGCGCTACACCGAGCCGGGCGACAAGTGGTACGTCAACGCCTACGTGCAGAACGTCACCGACGGCAAGGTCAAGAGCAGCGCCGCCGGCAGCACCCTGCTTGCCAACGGCACGGTGGCCTTCACCTCGCAGTACCTGCCGCCGCGGACCTACGGCGTGCAGCTCGGCTTCTGGTTCTGA
- a CDS encoding glycoside hydrolase family 3 protein, whose amino-acid sequence MLALTLSCLPLAAAIAGPSATAVHPDRWPSAHWPFPADPALEYKVAGLMAKMTVEEKVGQLIQADILSATPEDVRKYHLGAILAGGNSKPGGALTADAKQWLALSDAFYRAAMDRHDGRPAIPLLFGIDAVHGHNNTVGATLFPQNSALGNARDPELVRQIGAATAAEVRATGINWTFAPTIAVPQDVRWGRSYEGYSQDPKLVAEYSRAMVEGLQGQVGTPQFLDDAHVIATAKHFLGDGGTKDGKDQGDAEISEQQLIDVHAAGYPPAIDAGVQTVMASFSSWNGVKMHGNKALLTDVLKQRMDFQGLLVGDWNAHGQIPGCSNTDCPIAYNAGMDMLMAPDSWKGLYEHTLAEVKSGTIPMARLDDAVARILRVKFRAGLFTAGLPSAQPLARHPDQVVGSPAHRALARRAVRESLVLLKNNGGLLPLDPRKRILVAGEGADNISRQCGGWTLTWQGTGLNNKDFPGAQSIGAGIADQVKAAGGHAEIAPDGSYTHKPDVAVVVFGEDPYAEFQGDLPNLLYRPGDDHDLELIRHLKAQGIPVVAVFLSGRPLWVNREINAADAFVAAWLPGSEGEGVADVLLRTRDGRIAHDFHGRLAYAWPRTALPGQAPPQFPLGYGLRYTDHATLGPLPEVSGIHGEQVPVGNYLERGKPVHGYAASLVGADGDPVPANVSAASAGDGSLRMSAIDFHAQEDSRRLAWTSARARFTVQARSPLDLDRQTNGDVLLVATLRVDALPGADAWVGLGCGHGCQGRVPLGAALAALPQGRWTRVGVPLKCFRAAGADMHHIDRPFELGAGAGTALTVFRVALGTDADQVVRCPR is encoded by the coding sequence ATGCTGGCCCTCACCCTGTCCTGCCTGCCGCTCGCCGCGGCGATCGCCGGCCCGTCCGCCACCGCCGTGCACCCGGATCGCTGGCCCAGCGCGCACTGGCCGTTCCCGGCCGATCCGGCGCTCGAGTACAAGGTCGCCGGGCTGATGGCGAAGATGACGGTGGAGGAAAAGGTCGGCCAGCTGATCCAGGCCGACATCCTCAGCGCGACCCCCGAGGACGTGCGCAAGTACCACCTTGGCGCGATCCTGGCCGGCGGCAACTCCAAGCCCGGCGGTGCGCTGACCGCCGACGCGAAGCAGTGGCTGGCGCTGTCCGACGCGTTCTACCGCGCGGCGATGGACCGCCACGACGGTCGCCCTGCGATCCCGCTGCTGTTCGGCATCGACGCCGTGCACGGGCACAACAACACCGTCGGCGCCACGCTGTTTCCGCAGAACTCCGCGCTGGGCAACGCCCGCGATCCGGAACTGGTCCGGCAGATCGGCGCCGCCACCGCGGCCGAGGTGCGGGCCACCGGCATCAACTGGACCTTTGCGCCGACCATCGCGGTGCCGCAGGACGTGCGCTGGGGCCGCAGCTACGAGGGCTACTCGCAGGATCCGAAGCTGGTCGCCGAGTATTCGCGGGCGATGGTCGAGGGCCTGCAGGGCCAGGTCGGCACGCCGCAGTTCCTCGACGACGCCCACGTGATCGCCACCGCCAAGCACTTCCTCGGCGACGGCGGCACGAAGGACGGCAAGGACCAGGGCGACGCCGAGATCAGCGAGCAGCAGTTGATCGACGTGCACGCCGCCGGCTATCCCCCGGCGATCGACGCGGGCGTGCAGACGGTGATGGCCTCGTTCTCCAGCTGGAACGGCGTGAAGATGCACGGCAACAAGGCCCTGCTCACCGACGTGTTGAAGCAGCGCATGGACTTCCAGGGCCTGCTGGTCGGCGACTGGAACGCGCATGGCCAGATCCCTGGCTGCAGCAACACCGACTGCCCGATCGCCTACAACGCCGGCATGGACATGCTGATGGCGCCGGACAGCTGGAAGGGCCTCTACGAACACACGCTGGCCGAGGTGAAGTCCGGCACGATCCCGATGGCGCGGCTGGACGATGCGGTGGCGCGGATCCTGCGGGTGAAGTTCCGCGCCGGCCTGTTCACCGCCGGCCTGCCGTCGGCGCAGCCGCTGGCGCGCCATCCCGACCAGGTGGTCGGCAGCCCGGCGCACCGGGCGCTGGCCCGCCGCGCCGTGCGCGAATCGCTGGTGTTGCTGAAGAACAACGGCGGCCTGCTGCCGCTGGATCCGCGCAAGCGCATCCTGGTCGCGGGCGAGGGCGCCGACAACATCTCGCGCCAGTGCGGCGGCTGGACGCTGACCTGGCAGGGCACCGGCCTGAACAACAAGGACTTCCCCGGCGCGCAGTCGATCGGTGCCGGCATCGCCGACCAGGTGAAGGCGGCCGGCGGTCACGCCGAGATCGCCCCCGACGGCAGCTACACGCATAAGCCCGACGTGGCCGTGGTGGTGTTCGGCGAGGATCCCTATGCCGAATTCCAGGGCGACCTGCCGAACCTGCTCTACCGGCCCGGCGACGACCACGACCTGGAGCTGATCAGGCACCTGAAGGCCCAGGGCATCCCGGTGGTGGCGGTGTTCCTGAGCGGCCGGCCACTGTGGGTGAACCGCGAGATCAACGCCGCCGATGCCTTCGTCGCCGCGTGGCTGCCGGGCAGCGAGGGTGAGGGCGTGGCCGACGTGCTGCTGCGCACCCGCGACGGCCGCATCGCCCACGACTTCCACGGCCGCCTCGCCTACGCCTGGCCGCGCACCGCGCTGCCCGGGCAGGCCCCGCCGCAGTTCCCGCTCGGCTACGGCCTGCGCTACACCGATCACGCCACGCTGGGGCCGCTGCCGGAAGTGTCGGGCATCCACGGCGAGCAGGTGCCGGTGGGCAACTACCTGGAGCGCGGCAAGCCGGTGCACGGCTATGCGGCGAGCCTGGTCGGTGCCGATGGCGACCCGGTGCCCGCCAACGTTTCCGCCGCCAGCGCCGGCGACGGCAGCCTGCGGATGAGCGCGATCGACTTCCATGCGCAGGAGGACTCGCGCCGGCTGGCCTGGACCAGTGCGCGCGCCCGATTCACCGTGCAGGCCCGGTCACCGCTCGACCTCGACCGCCAGACCAATGGCGACGTGCTGCTGGTGGCCACGTTGCGCGTGGACGCGTTGCCCGGCGCCGACGCCTGGGTTGGACTCGGCTGTGGGCACGGTTGCCAGGGCCGCGTGCCGCTGGGCGCGGCGCTGGCCGCACTGCCGCAGGGGCGGTGGACGCGCGTGGGGGTGCCGCTGAAGTGCTTCCGTGCCGCGGGCGCGGACATGCACCACATCGACCGACCATTCGAGCTGGGAGCGGGCGCGGGAACGGCGCTCACCGTGTTCCGCGTGGCGCTGGGGACGGACGCCGATCAGGTGGTCCGATGTCCCCGCTAG
- a CDS encoding LacI family DNA-binding transcriptional regulator: MRVRLEDVARATGVSPKTVSRVLNEEPSVKESTRQRVLAAMEQMNYRPSPAARGLAGSRSFLVAMLYDNNDNPASTYLAEIQDGVLEACNANRYSMMVCPLRTRVQDFIRRVDALVADHHIDGVIVTPPLTDNAALLRRLNEHGVPHASISPLRRDETIGVRMDEQQAAKAMVGELVRLGHRRIAHILGIADHGASRWRLAGYKDALAEAGLPFNPDYVVQGQFTFGSGVLAARELFSRPILPTAIFAANDDMAAGVMWAANERGLKVPRDLSVCGFDDTPLATQLWPPLTTVRQPSREMGKLATEQLMEVLRGRGEGLLLQVPFTLQMRESTGAPPSDAT; the protein is encoded by the coding sequence ATGCGGGTCCGCCTTGAAGATGTAGCGCGTGCGACGGGCGTGTCGCCCAAGACCGTGTCCCGTGTGCTCAACGAGGAGCCGTCGGTCAAGGAATCCACCCGTCAGCGCGTGCTGGCCGCGATGGAGCAGATGAACTACCGGCCGAGCCCGGCGGCACGCGGCCTGGCCGGCAGCCGCTCGTTCTTGGTCGCAATGCTTTACGACAACAACGACAACCCGGCCTCCACCTACCTGGCCGAGATCCAGGACGGTGTGCTGGAGGCCTGCAACGCCAACCGCTACAGCATGATGGTCTGCCCGTTGCGCACGCGCGTGCAGGACTTCATCCGACGCGTCGACGCGCTGGTCGCCGACCACCACATCGACGGGGTGATCGTGACGCCACCGCTGACCGACAACGCGGCATTGCTGCGCCGGCTGAATGAACACGGTGTGCCGCACGCGAGCATCTCGCCGCTGCGCCGTGACGAGACCATCGGCGTCCGCATGGACGAACAGCAGGCGGCCAAGGCCATGGTCGGCGAGCTGGTGAGGCTCGGCCATCGTCGCATCGCGCACATCCTGGGCATTGCCGACCATGGCGCCAGCCGCTGGCGCCTGGCCGGCTACAAGGACGCGCTGGCCGAGGCCGGGCTGCCGTTCAACCCGGATTACGTGGTGCAAGGGCAGTTCACCTTCGGCTCCGGCGTGCTCGCCGCGCGCGAACTGTTCTCCCGGCCGATCCTGCCCACGGCCATCTTCGCCGCCAACGACGACATGGCTGCCGGCGTGATGTGGGCCGCCAACGAGCGGGGCCTGAAGGTGCCGCGCGACCTGTCCGTCTGCGGCTTCGACGACACGCCGCTGGCCACCCAGTTGTGGCCGCCGCTGACCACCGTGCGCCAGCCCAGCCGCGAGATGGGCAAGCTCGCCACCGAGCAGCTGATGGAAGTGCTGCGCGGCCGCGGCGAGGGCCTGCTGCTGCAGGTTCCTTTTACGCTGCAGATGCGCGAATCGACCGGCGCACCGCCGTCCGACGCGACCTGA